Proteins encoded by one window of Haematobia irritans isolate KBUSLIRL chromosome 2, ASM5000362v1, whole genome shotgun sequence:
- the insv gene encoding insensitive produces the protein MEPKIISSQVLVKPQHKLPPKIMVGSSSNFKRTPEPGESYDRPLMMNAWTQTVGDDFSFLHELGVRDQTSKREMELLEKVRVLEENLKAHTELLSQIHATSARTSALLGQPQQPHFQVQQMPSNESQIGTQSCHKTTNSNPHIKSNHNSPSNSVINPLHSIGSTPTESVKYTIIAEGTGDAHGEPIEIQLAEDDGALNLNSSADSGRLEICLAPDEVDVKTEAIPTQSNASAISRSSSLTSLNSNEQNFIKRRKLGSYQNDINVENANYYFNEHGVLTPTPSGNITTDNFSQQTKQKRRSSILKQVKNETPPQTFMPSPTNNNIGEMENKIDTDYVMVSIGPNNTRIPAKVYEGMNWNSASIATRKLLMAIFDRKTLATHSMTGKPSPAFKDHGKPLKQMLDPMVIQDIIFAVTRKCNVSEKEVRNAITTKCADENKMMKLQMNKRTPMKEINKENIVFKTEA, from the exons ATggaaccaaaaatt ATATCGTCTCAAGTACTTGTTAAACCGCAACATAAATTACCGCCAAAAATCATGGTGGGTTCTTCAAGTAATTTTAAACGCACACCAGAACCTGGAGAAAGCTACGATCGGCCTCTAATGATGAATGCATGGACTCAAACAGTTGGAGACGACTTCTCGTTCTTGCATGAATTGGGCGTCAGAGATCAGACTTCAAAGAGAGAGATGGAATTATTGGAAAAGGTCAGAGTATTGGAAGAAAACTTGAAAGCACATACTGAATTGCTCTCTCAAATTCATGCCACATCAGCAAGAACCTCAGCCTTACTTGGACAACCTCAACAGCCACACTTCCAGGTGCAGCAAATGCCATCTAATGAATCCCAAATTGGAACGCAAAGTTGTCACAAAACCACAAATTCAAATCCACATATAAAAAGTAATCATAATTCTCCAAGCAATTCCGTAATAAACCCTTTACACTCAATTGGATCTACACCTACGGAAAGTGTTAAATATACCATAATTGCAGAAGGTACTGGGGATGCCCACGGAGAGCCAATTGAAATACAATTGGCCGAAGATGATGGAGCCCTTAATTTAAATAGTTCGGCCGATTCAGGTCGACTGGAAATTTGTCTGGCCCCAGACGAGGTTGACGTTAAAACTGAAGCAATTCCAACACAGTCCAACGCATCGGCTATTTCACGTAGTAGTTCATTAACATCCTTGAATTCTAATGAGCAGAATTTTATAAAGAGAAGGAAGTTAGGCTCATATCAAAATGATATCAACGTGGAAAatgctaattattattttaatgaacACGGTGTTTTAACTCCGACGCCAAGTGGAAACATAACTACGGATAATTTTAGCCagcaaacaaagcaaaaaaggcgCAGTAGCATTCTGAAACAAGTCAAAAATGAAACGCCACCGCAGACGTTCATGCCCTCGCCTACCAATAATAATATAGGTGAAATGGAAAACAAAATTGATACTGATTATGTTATGGTGTCGATTGGTCCTAACAATACTAGGATACCTGCAAAAGTATATGAAGGCATGAATTGGAATTCAGCTTCCATTGCAACTCGTAAGTTGCTCATGGCTATATTTGATAGAAAAACATTGGCAACTCACTCAATGACTGGAAAACCGTCTCCGGCTTTCAAAGACCATGGCAAACCTCTGAAGCAAATGTTGGATCCAATGGTTATACAGGATATAATTTTTGCCGTTACACGCAAGTGTAATGTGTCCGAAAAGGAAGTTCGAAATGCCATCACCACCAAGTGTGCAGACGAAAACAAAATGATGAAGCTACAAATGAATAAACGAACACCAATGAAAGAGATAAACAAGGAAAACATTGTATTCAAAACGGAGGCATAG
- the LOC142226167 gene encoding uncharacterized protein LOC142226167, translating to MDILKKMFQQKEEDGKDRDSLAKDEFRKPQWFEEAETDDELFDDDRKFAFQIFTNPMELQKHFELQMQQILEAVSEMEGDKGVVIEKNVKENYLKPGFESEILKEFEKQKNRYFDTDLDGEIYPDQLHSLLQRFANGEGEVLKHLKDPETPGNILPRNDNKSFRNWENKPKLSDEEIIMGKIHGTLDDDNQRKPAPPPSGMMPRRPDIMTPMTPMLPRGSFGGGAFEGAYHGPKMFSQSVMTKTIRKPDGSYEITKITQDSQGNKTTTVTRTVDGKTETKTTYDGIGGTNNEAIQNSTHEAQVYSDRNVYVSKEGYALPRNLW from the exons ATGGATATACTAAAGAAGATGTTCCAACAAAAGGAGGAGGATGGAAAAGATAGGGA TTCTCTCGCTAAAGACGAATTCCGTAAGCCTCAATGGTTTGAAGAAGCCGAAACTGATGATGAACTATTCGATGACGATCGTAAATTTGCTTTTCAAATATTCACCAATCCCATGgaattacaaaagcattttgaactTCAAATGCAGCAGATATTGGAGGCCGTAAGCGAAATGGAAGGAG ATAAGGGTGTCGTTATTGAGAAGAATGTCAAGGAAAATTACTTGAAGCCCGGATTTGAAAgtgaaattttaaaggaatttgaaaaacaaaaaaatcgctaTTTTGATACCGATTTGGATGGAGA AATCTATCCTGATCAATTGCATTCGTTACTTCAACGATTTGCCAACGGCGAGGGAGAAGTTTTAAAACATCTAAAGGACCCAGAAACACCTGGAAATATCTTACCACGCAATGATAATAAATCATTCCGTAATTGGGAAAATAAACCCAAGCTTAGTGACGAGGAAATAATTATGGGAAAGATACATGGAACCTTGGATGACGACAACCAGCGTAAGCCTGCGCCTCCGCCCTCTGGTATGATGCCACGTCGACCTGACATAATGACTCCTATGACACCGATGCTGCCGAGAGGCTCTTTTGGTGGTGGTGCCTTTGAGGGTGCTTATCAT GGTCCAAAAATGTTTAGTCAAAGTGTTATGACTAAAACCATACGTAAACCGGATGGTTCATATGAAATAACCAAGATTACCCAAGATTCACAGGGTAACAAAACAACTACCGTAACACGTACTGTGGATGGTAAAACGGAAACCAAAACAACATATGATGGCATTGGTGGCACCAATAATGAAGCTATACAAAATTCGACCCATGAAGCTCAAGTCTACTCGGATCGTAATGTTTATGTATCCAAAGAAGGTTATGCCTTACCACGGAATCTCTGGTGA